Below is a window of Buchnera aphidicola (Pemphigus populi) DNA.
CTTTTTTAAAGAAGAAGAATACATAGCATTATCTAGTTTAGATGTAATCTTAATGCGTAAAGATCCTCCTGTAGATAATAAATTTATTTATGCAACGTATATTTTAGAATCAGCAGAAAAATTAGGTGTATTGATTATTAATAAACCTAAAAGTTTAAGAGATTATAATGAAAAAATATTCGCTACATACTTTCCTACAATTATACCAGAAACATTAGTGACTAGTAATTCTACTTTAATTCGTCAATTTTTAAGAAAACATGAAGATATAATAATAAAACCTTTAGATGGTATGGGAGGAGTTTCTATTTTTCGTATAAAAAAAAATGATCCTAATATCTCAGTTATTATTGAAACTATGACAAAATATGAAACCTCATATTGTATATCACAGAATTATTTACCAGAAATAGAACAAGGAGATAAACGAATTTTTATTATAAACGGAATAGTATTTCCATGGTGCTTAGCCAGATTTCCGAAATCTGGTGAAACTAGAGGTAATTTATCTGCTGGCGGAATCGGTAAACCAGAAAAATTAAATGATAATGATTTTATGATAGCTAATAATATTGCCCCTATCTTAAAAAAAATGGGATTACTGTTTGTGGGAATTGATATCATTGGAAAAAAATTAATAGAAATTAATATTACTAGTCCTACTGGAATTTGCGAAATTGAATCTTATTGTGATATATCTATAACTGAATTAATCATCAATACTATCGAAAAAGAAATAATAAAAAGGAAAAAAATAAGCGGTTAAAACCACTATAAATGGTATTATTTATTTTGAGATATTTAAATATGAATATATTATCTTTTGATTTTGGAATAAAAAATATTGGTGTAGCTGTAGGACAAAAATTAACTTTTACAGCACATGCATTAAATGCTCTTCCAGCTAAATTAGGTATACCAAATTGGAACCAAATAAATTCTCTTTTATTAGAATGGGAACCACAATCTATTATAGTTGGTCTCCCATTAAATATAGATGGTAGTAAACAAAAAATAACAAAAAGAGCAGAAAAATTTGCAAAATTAATAAAAAAAAATTTTTTTTACCAGTAAAATTACATGATGAACGTTTGAGTACAGTAGAAGCTAAATCTATATTATTTGAAAAAGGTGGTTTTAAAGCACTTAAAAAAAATAAGATTGACTCTATGTCAGCAGTAATTATATTAGAAAGCTGGTTCTTAAATACTTATTTGACAAAGAAAAATGATTTTTAATAAAAAATAAGTATTACTGTAACTTACATAATAATTGAAATTTTATGATAAAAATATAAAAAAATTTACACTCTTAAAAAATATTAAATATTACTAATATGAAATATTTATATAATAATCAATTATTATCTTATATATAAAATCAATAAACGTTTCTATACCTATAGAAAAAATATATTTAAATATATATGGTATATTCTAATTTTCTATTTTTAATACATATATTTTATGTCATGAATAAAAAAATTAATAAATTTATAAAATATATAATAATCAAATGGTTAAAATAATTCTATGTTTGCTCTTCCTCCTCTTAGTTTATATGTTCATATTCCTTGGTGCATTAAAAAATGTCCTTATTGTGATTTCAATTCTTACGTAACAAAAAACAAAATTAACGAAAAAGAATATATTCATCATCTAATATTAGATTTAAAATATGATATACCTTTTATTTCTGAAAGAATGATTAACACTATTTTTATTGGTGGAGGTACACCGAGTTTGTTTAAAAGTGAATCTATTCAATTTATGTTACAAGAGATAAGAAAACATGTTTACATTTCTCCATCAGCAGAAATTACCTTAGAAGCGAACCCAAACACTATTACATATAAAAAAATTTTAAAATACAAAGAAATTGGTATTAACAGAATCTCTATAGGTATACAAACCTTTAATAAAAAACAATTAAATTTATTAGAACGAGATAAAGAAAGTATTAATATAAACACTATTAAAAATATTATGTATAATTGTAAACTTAAAAATATCAATTTTGATATCATGTATGGACTGCCATCACAATCATGCAATGATGCTTTATCAGATCTAAAAAAAGCCATTTCTTTAAATCCATCTCATATTTCTTGGTATCAATTAACTATCGAACCAAATACTATCTTTTATAGCAAACGATTAAATTTACCAAATACAGAAGAAATATGGAAAATATGGGAACAAGGAAGAAAGTTATTAAATACATTTGGTTACAAACAATACGAAATTTCTTCTTATTCGAAAAAAGGATATCATTGCCAACACAACATTAATTATTGGAAGTATGGTGATTACTTAGGAATAGGTTGTGGGGCTCATGGTAAATTAACACAAAAAAACGGAACATTAATAAGAATTATTAAAAATAAAGGAGTCACAGATTTTATAAATGGAAAATATATAAAAAAAAAATATAAAGTAAAAGATAAAGATAAACCTTTCGAATATTTTATGAATACTTTAAGATTATTTCAATCAACATATCGAAACAAATTTAACCAATATACTTTTCTTAACGAAACTTATATTAAAAAAGATATTAAACTGGCTATTTCTCAAGGTTATTTAGAAGAAACCTCAAAAACTTGGAAAACAACAAAAAAAGGTAAACTATTTTTAAATTCTTTATTAGAAATTTTTCTGCATGATTAGAAATCACATTATCTTTTTAAAAATTAAATCAAATACAGAATTTTTTAAAAAAATAGCTTTTTTTTCAAATTTAGTTATGGGGCGAAATACAGGTCTTGGAATATAATTATTCTCTTGAGATAAATTTTTATAACCAGGAATAAATTTTATTATCTCGATCACGCTATCTGCATAATACTGGCAATCAGTAGCTATATGTAAGATACCACCTAACATTAATTTCTTTAAAATTAAATTAATAAATTTTTTTTTTAAAATTCTTCTTTTATGATGTCGTTTTTTATGCCATGGATCAGGAAAAAATAATTGTACTCTGGACAAAGTTTCGTTTTTAATCATATAAAATAATACCTCTTCTGCATCATGATATATTATTTTTAAATTTTTTACTTTTTTTAAAAACGAATATTTTAAACATTTTATGATACTTATTTTATGTACTTCAATGCCCAAAAAATTTTTACTCTCATTTGAAATAGCAGTATCTACTAATGTATTTCCCGTTCCAAATCCAATTTCTAATACTACGGGAGAAAAACTATCAAAAATATTTTCAAAATTTATTTTTTCTTTTTGAAACAATAAACCTATTATAGGAAAAATCTTTTTTATTATTGTTAACTCAGAATCATTGAATTTATTGTTTCTAACAACAAAACTACGAATCTGACGTAAAAATATACCATTATTGTTATATTGTGGAACAATTATATTTTCTATCACATCACTATCCTTATATTTTATTTACAAAATCATGTAAAAATATTTTATACTCCATTGGAAATAAAATATTATAAATCAACTGGATCATAAGTATATGATAAATACATTTTCTAAATTCCATCAGTTAATTATAAATTGGTACCACGTAAATGGTAGAAAAAATTTGCCTTGGCAAACAGAAAAAACACCTTATAAAATATGGCTATCTGAAATCATGTTACAACAAACACAAGTAAAAACAGTAATTCCTTATTTCAATGTTTTTATAAAAAAATTTCCAAATTTCAATAGTTTAAAGTTGGCTTCTATAAATGAGATTTTATATCTTTGGAGTGGATTAGGATATTATACTAGAGCAAAAAATTTATACAAAACAACTAAAATTATTGCAGAAAAATATAATAATCAATTTCCGGATAATTTTATAGATCTTGTTAAACTGCCCGGAATAGGAAAATCTACAGCTGGAGCTATTTTATCACTAGCATTTGGATATTATTACCCTATTTTAGATGGAAATGTTAAAAGAGTTTTAACTCGTTACTATGCAATTAGCACAGAAATGAATAAACGCAAAACAGAAAACGAACTATGGAAAACTATTGATAAAATCACTCCAATCTATAATACTGGAAAATTTAATCAAGCTATGATGGATTTAGGATCTTTAATTTGTAAACGTACAAATCCAAAATGTAATATCTGTCCGTTACATATTAATTGTATTACTTTATCCAAAAAAAATTTTGAAAAGTATCCTAAAAAATATACTAATAAAAATATTTTAAAAAAAACTTTTTATTTTTTGATTTTACAATATAATCATTATGTATTACTTAAAAAACGACCTTCATACGGTATTTGGGCAAATTTATTTTCTTTTCCAGAATTTTATAATGAAATAAATGCACTATCTTGGATGAAAAATAAAAAAATTAAAAAAAATGAAAAAAAAATCATCAATCCTATGTATCACTATTTAACTCATTTACAATTATATATTGTACCTATATATATAAATTTAACTCTTTTACAAAAAAATAATATATATCATAATAGCAATGCTATTTGGTATAATCTTACAAAACCACAATTAATTGGTTTATCTAGTCCTGTTAAAAAAATACTAAATAAACTGTGATTTTTTAAAATATAATAAGAGATAAAAATATAAAATGAATCGTATTATTTTTTGTAAATTCTTAAAAAAAAAAGCAGAAGGACAAGATTATCAGATATATCCAGGTACGTTAGGCAAACGTATCTATAATGAAATTTCTAAATTAGCTTGGAACATGTGGATATCTAAACAAACTATATTAATTAATGAAAAAAAATTAAACACATTCTCTGTCAATGACAGGAAGATAATAGAAAAACATATGATAAATTTCTTGTTTAAGAATATAAAATAAAAACTTTCCCCATAAAAAATAGATCTGCATCTAATAATCAATACATTATTTATAATGGAAGATATTAAATAATAAGTGCCAATATTAAAATTATATTGTTTATTAAAATAAATTTATATATATATTTATCTTTATTTATAAAATAATTAATACGATTAATAAATCTATTCTTAATATAAAAATATTATTTTTAAGGAATAAGTATATTGTTAATAATTATATTATTTATCATATCAATTAAAGATGATATCTTTCATTGATTTTTAAAAAATAAAATGTGTAATTTCTTAAATTATTTATCTAATTCAGTGATATATAAATATCTATCATATTGTTAATAAAAAATATTTGCTTAATAATCATAACTAAAAATAAGAATTTTATTTCCAAAATAATATTACATATTTATATTTGATAATTTTAATAAATAGAAAATATTTATATTATAAATTATGAGAAAATATAGTTTTCTAAATCTTTAACATAAAGTAATAATTCTTTTAATAAAAAATTTTTTTTTATATGATTACTATATTTCTTTAATAAAATTTCAATATTGGATCTATAATTATATATTAATTCTTTATTTAATATTGTGCGACAATACTTTAACCATGTAATTTTTTCATTATTTTTCAAAAAATAAGGAAAATTACGTGCTTTACAACGAAATAATATATCTTTTATTCTATCATCACAGAACTCAATTCTATTGCTAATAGAATTTAATGGAAGTTGCCGATTTAATCTTTTAATAATATTCTTATCTTTATCACAAAAAAAAGCGTCATAAATTCTTTCATCAATATCTTTAGATACCATTACATGATCAAAATTTAAAATAAATAAAATATTTTTTTTAATTAATACTGTATTTTTTAAAATATGTAAATTTTTATAACAATATTTATCATCAATATTCAATCTATTTAAATCTTTTTTTGAAAGACAACTTTCTGGAGCTAATATTGGACATCTATTTATATAGACAAAAATCAGTCCAAGTGAAAAAATAGTATTATAATTTACTGGTTGTGTATATATATTATTTAAATAACTTATTAAAGTTAAAACATTTTTTGTTAAATCAATACCTATTAATATATTTTTATTTTTAGGATGCCATAAAAAAGGTACAATTAAACTAACGTTACTACGAGCATTTCCAAATAATCCTGATACATAAAACATTGGCTTCATATTATGAATATTTATTATACTTAATAATTTTTTTTTACTACGATTTTGAAATAAAAATTGAAATAATCTAGTATTTTTTTCTTTCAAAAATCTTGCTAATGAAATAGTTGCATAAACATCTGAAAGAGCATCATGTGCCATGAAGTGAGAAATATTATTTGCTTTACTAATATCTTCTAATTTAAAACTAGGAATACCTAATTTATTTATTGGCCAATTAATTTTATTAGGTCGAAATGCATAATATGCACGAACAACATCTAATAAATCCCAACGTGAATTCCCATTCATCCAGGTCCAATAATAAGGATCAAGCAAATTTCTATAAAAAATGTTACGAGTAATCTCGTCATCAAAACGAATATTATTATAACCGATCACACAAGTATTACCTGTATTAAGTATATTATAAATATTCTTAGCAAAATAAAATTCGTTAAAACCTGATGAAAATGTATATTGTGGAGTAATACCTGTAATTAATATTGCTTCTGCATTAGGTAAATAATCTATTGGTGGATAACAGAATAATATTGTCGGTTCTTCAATCATGTTAAAATTAACATCGGTACGAATACATGCAAATTGAACGGGTTTATCTAAAGCAGGATTAGTTCCAAATGTTTCATAATCATAAAATAGGAATTTTAACGTATCATCTTTATATTTTTTTAAAATTCTTATCATGATGTAATTACACGCTGTTAATTAATTAAAAAATTTATATTTATAAAAACAAAAAAATGTAAAAATATAAAGTAAAAAATATGAATAATCCAAAAAAAATTTGCATAATCTATATAATTATGTTTATTCGTTTCGTAAGAAAATAAATTAAAAAATAAAATTTACCATGTAGAAAATACGTCATAATAAAAAGAAAATATTTTTATTATATTATATTAGTGATTATATTAAAAAATTAATTTGAATAGAAATTCGATATATTCTAGATAATAATAAAAGTTATTATAAAAATAGAAAAGATGATTATATAGCTAAATCAACTATATTATCAAACAAGAGAAGAAAATGTAAAAAGAAATAAAATCTGTTAATAGAAAATCAATTGCTCCTCCGACTGGATTCGAACCAGTGACATACGGATTAACAGTCCGCCGTTCTACCAACTGAACTACAGAGGAAAGAATTATTTTAACATTATTTTTTTTTTATATCAATAAATTTCTTTTTATAATGATATGTATTTAAATTTTATTTTTATAAAAAATATTAATAAAATATGTAGAATATCACTTGATATATTATCATTTAAATCATAATATATAATAGCTGAGATAAAAAAGAAATCGGCCCTTTAGCTCAGAGGTAAGAGCAGGCGACTCATAATCGCTTGGTCGCTGGTTCAAATCCAGCAAGGGCCAAAAACTATTTCTAGTATATGATTGAAAGCGTAATACATACAATGTAAAAATGTTTATTTCTTATAAAATAAAATTGTTTTTATATTTATAAAAAAATTTTATTTTTTAAAATATAATTTTTTTAAACGATATTTTTATCAAATCACAGGATAAGTAATATGGTTGATTGGAAACAAGAATTTATTAAATTCTCTTTAAAAAAGAAAGTATTACAGTTTGGAGATTTTCAATTAAAATCCGGAAGAAAAAGCCCTTATTTTTTTAATTCCGGTTTATTTTATACCGGAAAAGATATTTCTAAATTAGGTAAATTTTATGCTCATGCCATAGTTGAATCAAAAATAAATGGTAATGTATTGTATGGATTAGCTTATAAAGGCATTCCTATTGTGACAGCTACAGCTTTTGCTTTAAATAAATACTATAATATCAATTTACCATTTTGTTTTAATAGAAAAAAAATAAAACAATATGGAGAAGGAGGGCAATTAATAGGACATAATTTGAAAAAAAACATCATAATTATAGATGATGTTATCACAGTGGGTACAGCAATTAAAAATTCAGTAAAAAAAATAGAAGAAAAAAATAAAACATCTATATCTGCAGTAATAGTATCCTTAGATCGTCAAGAATTAGGTAATAAAACAAACTCTGCCGTAAAAGAAATAGAAAGTAAATATACTTGTAAAGTAATCTCTATAATTAATATACAAGATGTAATTAATTATCTTTCAGAAGAAAAAGATATGAAATTTAATTTAAATAAATTAAATAATTATCGTTTACAATATGGAACTAAAAAATAAAATATTATAATTATTAATCTCCAGAATGGCCAAATCCTTTATTACCACGATCAGTCTTTATAGTAAAATTATTTACTATATTAAATTCTGGACGAATTATAGGAACAAAAACTATTTGTGCTATTCTATCACCCGGTCTTATAAAATATGTTTTTTTACTCCTGTTCCACAACGACACCATAACTTCACCTTGATAATCAGAATCAAGTAAACCTATTAAATTACCTAAAACAATGCCAAATTTGTGACCTAATCCAGAACGAGGTAATATCATAGCAGTAATATTAGCATCAGCAATATGAATAGCAATTCCAGTAGGTAATAAAACTGTTTGATAAGATAATAATCTCAATTTTTTTTCTAAACATGCTATTAAATCTAAAGCTGCAGAACCTTCAGTCGCATACTTTAAAAATAAAAACTCTTTGCCTAATCTGGAATCTAATACCTTAATATTAATTTTTTTCATTTTAACTTTTATTTTAATATCAATCAATTATTAATTTTGTTTTTGTAAAATTCTATTTTATATCGTTGATCACTTGCAGCAAAGAAACCTGGATTACAAAAATTTATAGATGGAAAGTAATTCAAAGGCATATTGTTACATGTTCGAACTATACCTCCAGCAGCAGTAACAATAGCATCACCGGCAGCAGTATCCCATATTTTTGTTTTAC
It encodes the following:
- the trmB gene encoding tRNA (guanosine(46)-N7)-methyltransferase TrmB, which translates into the protein MIENIIVPQYNNNGIFLRQIRSFVVRNNKFNDSELTIIKKIFPIIGLLFQKEKINFENIFDSFSPVVLEIGFGTGNTLVDTAISNESKNFLGIEVHKISIIKCLKYSFLKKVKNLKIIYHDAEEVLFYMIKNETLSRVQLFFPDPWHKKRHHKRRILKKKFINLILKKLMLGGILHIATDCQYYADSVIEIIKFIPGYKNLSQENNYIPRPVFRPITKFEKKAIFLKNSVFDLIFKKIM
- the mutY gene encoding A/G-specific adenine glycosylase encodes the protein MINTFSKFHQLIINWYHVNGRKNLPWQTEKTPYKIWLSEIMLQQTQVKTVIPYFNVFIKKFPNFNSLKLASINEILYLWSGLGYYTRAKNLYKTTKIIAEKYNNQFPDNFIDLVKLPGIGKSTAGAILSLAFGYYYPILDGNVKRVLTRYYAISTEMNKRKTENELWKTIDKITPIYNTGKFNQAMMDLGSLICKRTNPKCNICPLHINCITLSKKNFEKYPKKYTNKNILKKTFYFLILQYNHYVLLKKRPSYGIWANLFSFPEFYNEINALSWMKNKKIKKNEKKIINPMYHYLTHLQLYIVPIYINLTLLQKNNIYHNSNAIWYNLTKPQLIGLSSPVKKILNKL
- the dut gene encoding dUTP diphosphatase gives rise to the protein MKKINIKVLDSRLGKEFLFLKYATEGSAALDLIACLEKKLRLLSYQTVLLPTGIAIHIADANITAMILPRSGLGHKFGIVLGNLIGLLDSDYQGEVMVSLWNRSKKTYFIRPGDRIAQIVFVPIIRPEFNIVNNFTIKTDRGNKGFGHSGD
- the gshB gene encoding glutathione synthase, whose translation is MRTQLSDFLNKTTEKMKIKLGIVMDPISTININKDSSFAILLKAQEKKYEIYYMEINDLFLIKNNSYARTRKLKIEKNKKKWFFFKEEEYIALSSLDVILMRKDPPVDNKFIYATYILESAEKLGVLIINKPKSLRDYNEKIFATYFPTIIPETLVTSNSTLIRQFLRKHEDIIIKPLDGMGGVSIFRIKKNDPNISVIIETMTKYETSYCISQNYLPEIEQGDKRIFIINGIVFPWCLARFPKSGETRGNLSAGGIGKPEKLNDNDFMIANNIAPILKKMGLLFVGIDIIGKKLIEINITSPTGICEIESYCDISITELIINTIEKEIIKRKKISG
- the pyrE gene encoding orotate phosphoribosyltransferase, which codes for MVDWKQEFIKFSLKKKVLQFGDFQLKSGRKSPYFFNSGLFYTGKDISKLGKFYAHAIVESKINGNVLYGLAYKGIPIVTATAFALNKYYNINLPFCFNRKKIKQYGEGGQLIGHNLKKNIIIIDDVITVGTAIKNSVKKIEEKNKTSISAVIVSLDRQELGNKTNSAVKEIESKYTCKVISIINIQDVINYLSEEKDMKFNLNKLNNYRLQYGTKK
- the sbcB gene encoding exodeoxyribonuclease I, translating into MIRILKKYKDDTLKFLFYDYETFGTNPALDKPVQFACIRTDVNFNMIEEPTILFCYPPIDYLPNAEAILITGITPQYTFSSGFNEFYFAKNIYNILNTGNTCVIGYNNIRFDDEITRNIFYRNLLDPYYWTWMNGNSRWDLLDVVRAYYAFRPNKINWPINKLGIPSFKLEDISKANNISHFMAHDALSDVYATISLARFLKEKNTRLFQFLFQNRSKKKLLSIINIHNMKPMFYVSGLFGNARSNVSLIVPFLWHPKNKNILIGIDLTKNVLTLISYLNNIYTQPVNYNTIFSLGLIFVYINRCPILAPESCLSKKDLNRLNIDDKYCYKNLHILKNTVLIKKNILFILNFDHVMVSKDIDERIYDAFFCDKDKNIIKRLNRQLPLNSISNRIEFCDDRIKDILFRCKARNFPYFLKNNEKITWLKYCRTILNKELIYNYRSNIEILLKKYSNHIKKNFLLKELLLYVKDLENYIFS
- a CDS encoding oxidative damage protection protein, encoding MNRIIFCKFLKKKAEGQDYQIYPGTLGKRIYNEISKLAWNMWISKQTILINEKKLNTFSVNDRKIIEKHMINFLFKNIK
- the hemW gene encoding radical SAM family heme chaperone HemW, translated to MFALPPLSLYVHIPWCIKKCPYCDFNSYVTKNKINEKEYIHHLILDLKYDIPFISERMINTIFIGGGTPSLFKSESIQFMLQEIRKHVYISPSAEITLEANPNTITYKKILKYKEIGINRISIGIQTFNKKQLNLLERDKESININTIKNIMYNCKLKNINFDIMYGLPSQSCNDALSDLKKAISLNPSHISWYQLTIEPNTIFYSKRLNLPNTEEIWKIWEQGRKLLNTFGYKQYEISSYSKKGYHCQHNINYWKYGDYLGIGCGAHGKLTQKNGTLIRIIKNKGVTDFINGKYIKKKYKVKDKDKPFEYFMNTLRLFQSTYRNKFNQYTFLNETYIKKDIKLAISQGYLEETSKTWKTTKKGKLFLNSLLEIFLHD